Sequence from the Petrotoga mexicana DSM 14811 genome:
TCAATTTGAATTTTGTTCGTATCTTGAAATTCGTCAACTAAAACATATTTAAATTGGCTTGAACACTTGTTTAGTACTTCTGGATGAGTTTTGAATAAAACTAAAGTATTTACTAATAGATCGTCATAGTCCATGGCGTTCATATCTTTTTTTAATTGGGTATATATACCCCAGATTTGTTCAATATCTCTTTCAAAATTCAACAAATAGGGAGCTCTTTCAAGTATGGCTTCTCTTAAAGAGGTTAATGTATTACATGAATAGCTTATAATTTTCATTATTACTTCTTCTTTGGGAAGTTTGTAATTATCACTGATTTCCTTGATGTACTCGCTTTTAGCCATTTTCAGTAAATCTTTTGAATCTTCTTTGTCGAGAATGCTGTAATTATTTTTGTAATCTAAAATCGTAGCATACCTTCTGAGAATAGAATTACATATATGATGAAAGGTACCTGCAAGCATTTTGTCCATGTTTCTGTTAGTTACATTCTTTACTCTTTCTATCATTTCCTTTGCTGCCGCTCTAGTGAAGGTAACTAGTAAAATATTCTCAGGTTTAACTCCATTATTCAACAAATAGGCAATTTTATAGGTTATTACTCTAGTTTTACCAGAGCCAGGACCCGCAACTATTATCGATCTTCCTTCTGATTTTATAACAGCTTCTTTTTGTTCCTCATCTAACTCATTTTCTAGAAAAGAGGGGAACCTTTTTTCCAAAAAGAGGAAATCATTCCCCTTATTTTTCTCCATGTATTTACACTCCTATTAAATATCATATTGTATATTTGCACCCCTTCGCCCGTTATATATCTTTCTTTTCTATCATATCGCTTATTTCTTTTAATTGCAAGCTTCTGGAGGGATGCCTTAACTTTCTTAAAGCTTTTACTTCAATCTGTCTTATCCTCTCTCTTGTGACATTGAAGAAGTTTCCAACCTCTTCGAGTGTTTTCATCTTGCCATCAAGCAAACCATACCTCATTTTTAACACCGTTGCTTCTTTGGGCCTTAAGGATTCTAAAACTTTTTCAATTTCTTCTTTAAGTATCATTCTTACCGCAATTTCCTCTGGTTGATCAGCTTCAGAGTCCTCTAAAAAATCCCCTATATAAGCTTCTTCATCATCTGAACCACTTATAGGCGCATCAACGGAAATGATTTCTTTAGTTGCCAATAAAATCTCATCCATCTTTTCCAACGGTTTATCCAGTAATTCTGCTAATTTTTCGGTAGTGGGATATTCACCTGTTTCTTGGAGATGTTTTCTAATAACTATATTCATCCTATTTATAGTTTCAACCAAATGAACAGGTATTCTAATTGTTCTCGCTTGATCGGCTATAGCTCTTGTTATTGCTTGCCTAACCCACCAAGTAGCGTAGGTTGAGAACTTAAAACCTCTTTTCCAATCAAATTTTTCTACAGCTCTAATTAAGCCAATGTTCCCTTCTTGAATCAAATCCAAAAAGGTTAATCCTCTTCCAGTATATCTTTTGGCTATACTTATTACTAATCTTAAATTTGCCTTCACTAATTCGTCTTTGGCTTTTTTGTCACCTTTTTTAGCCCTTATCGCAAGTTGTCTTTCCCTGGAAGGGGTTAAGAGTTTGATCCCCCCTATTTCCCTCAAATAAATCTTTATGGGTTCATTTACGGCAGAGTTGTCAAATATCTGAGATTCCCTTTCTTGAAAAAGCTCTTCCAAACCCTCGTTAAAAAATTCTTCTTCCTCCTGGGCTTGGTCCTCTGGAAAAGATTCCATAATTTCTATTCCTTCGGATTCTAGCTTTTCATGAATCTTTTCTAAAAAGTTACCATCAATTACATCTGATAAATTATGAGGTATGCATTCATCTATATCTTGATAAGTTATGGTATTATTTTTCTTTTTGGCTATTTCAATAAGGTTTTCCAAACCTTTTTCAAGTTCTTCTATATAACATTCTTTGTCTCTTTTAACCCTAATTTTATCTTGATCAACAATCTCTATTTTTTCAATTTCTTCTATTAATTCTGAAAAATCTATCTTTTTCTTAAGCTTTTCCATCGATTAGTTTACCTCCATAGGGAACGTTATTAGATCGCTTAATAAACAAATAAAATCCATTTTTAAAATATTGTGTAATCTACTATTCAATTTACTATTTTTAGTTTAGAATAAAGTTGTATGATTTGAGACGTAATATTCGTCTTTTCCGAAAGATCTTTTGTTTCATGAAGTTTTTTCTTCAACTCTTCTATTTGTTGATTTATTTTTGTTCTTCTAATACTCTCTTTTAAAGAAGAAAGAATCCTCTCCGGATTAAAGAAATATTCAATCTTCCAAACCTCTACTATCAATTCACTTAGTTCTTTTGAAGAATTTTCAAGTAGAAACCCGATATCTGAACTTTGTGAGGTTAAAGTAAAAAATTCTTTGAGCAATTGACTAGAGAAATCTTCTTCGCTGAAATAATTTTTGAGTATCTCTCTATAGTGAGGATATTTAATCCATAGGTATAAATAAGATTTTGCAATATCGTACCTTATATCCTTTTCTACGTAAAGAGTATCTTTCGTTTGAGAATTAGACTCATTTGAAGCAGAACTTTCAGGTATGAGCGCAGACGTTCTTTCTAATACTTTTTGAATGTATTCGGTGCCTTTTCCCGTTTTTTTTGAAATATTTTCTATAAAACTTTGTAAATAACTTATTCTTCCAACATTTTCAAATTTTTTGTACCATCTTGACATTTCTTTCAAATATTTCTCTAAAGCGAATTCATTGCCTAAATCGTATTTTTCTGCATAATAATCAACAATGAATTCATGAAATTTGTAGGAGCTTTTTAATATTTCGGCGATGTATTTGTTATCGTGCTTCTTGGTTAGTTCGTCGGGATCTTTAGCAGGATACTTCGAAACTGCTATTTGGAAATCTTTAGCAAATAAAGCATCTATAGTGGATAAAGTGGCTTTTTGACCAGATTCATCCATATCGTACATTGTAACTACTTTGTTAGTTGCTTTCAGTAATTCAAGGGCATGATCTTTTGTAAAGGCAGAACCTAAAATTCCTACAACATTTTTGAAACCTAATTTGTACATAGAAATTACATCAAAGTACCCTTCGACCAATATTACAAAATCATTTTCTTTTATGAATTTTTTGTTTTTATAATACCTGTAAAGTATTTTAGACTTTTTAAAAAATTTATTCTCAGGAGTATTCAGATACTTAGGAGAATTCGTTTCTTCCTCTATTTGTCTACCAGCGAAGCCCACTAGTTCTCCAACATTGTTCCTGATTGGGATAATTAAACGATTATAAAAAAACTCTTTGTCACCATTGATCAACAAACCAGCATTCTTTGCAATGTCTTTGTCAAAAAGATTTTCTTCGATCACTTTTTGGATTTCTGAGCCCGTGGCAAACCCTAATTCAAATTCTTCAGCTAACTCTCTGGTTATCTCTCTCTTTTTCAGATACTGCCACACTCTATGCTTCGAAGAAAGGTTGAGAAGATTATAGTTATAAAGCTTGGAAACTTCCTCATTGAAAGTTACCTCAACAGGTTCTTCTTTTTGAGTAATATCTAGTTCAATTCCTGCATATGTAGCTATTTTTTTTAAGGCATCCAAAAAACTAATTTGTTCATACTTTTCCAAAAAAGTGATCACATCACCATGAGCTCCACATCCAAAGCAATGGAAGGTTTGAGTTTCAGGAAATATATAAAAAGATGGTGTATCTTCCGCGTGAAAAGGACATAGTGCTACGTAATTTTTTCCCCTTTTAGAAAGAGACAAATAAGAATTGACGAAATCAACTATATCAACTTTATTTTTAATTTCGTCAATCGTTTTTTTCAGGTTATCGTAATTTCTGCTCATAATACTTCACTATTCCTTAAAAATACAAAGCAAATAATACAATACTCATCTTTTTGAAAACTGAGCTCTTTTCCTAGCTTTTCTCAAACCATATTTCTTTCTTTCTACTTCTCTTGGATCTCTGGTTAATAGACCTTCTTTTTTCAAAATGGGTCTCAAAGATTCATCATAAGAAAGCAAAGCCCTGGCAATTCCAAGCCTAATGGCACCAGCTTGGCCACTCAATCCTCCACCATTAACCCTTATAACTAAATCAAACTGTCCATTCGTAGATGTAATGGTGAGTGGTTTTAAAGCTTCCATTTCCCATACCTCGTTGCCTCTTAAATATTCTACTAAACTTTTGTATTCTTTTCCGTTTATTTTAATCTTACCATTACCTGGTCTCAAATGTACCCTCGCAACAGCTGTTTTTCTTCTACCGGTTCCATAATATTCGACAAGTTCTGCCATTCGAATACCTCCTGATTAAATATTTTCTATTTTTATCTCTTTTGGTTTCTGAGCCTGGTGTGGATGATCAGGACCAACATATACCTTTAATTTTTTCATCATATGTTTGGCTAAAATGGTCTTTGGCATCATTCCCTTCACAGCCAACTTAATTATCCTTTCAGGATGTTTATTGTACATTTGTTCAAAAGAAATTTCCTTGAGCCCTCCAGGATAACCACTGTATCTTCTGTATACTTTGTTTTCTTTTTTGTCTTTCGAAAGTTTTATTTTTTCTGCATTCACTACAACAACAAAATCTCCACAATCTATATGTGGTGTATAAGTTGGCTTGTGTTTCCCTTGTAGTATTTTTGCAATCCTTGATGCTAGTCTTCCTAGTGTGTAGTCTTTTGCATCAATTAAGAACCATTCCCTTTTTATATCCTCTTTTTTAGCGATATACGAAGGCTGCACTAATTTAGAATTCATTTCAAAAACCTCCTCATTCTTCTCTTTTTGCTTGAGCGAAACTTGTTATTTTTGTTTTTTTCAATAAAAAATGCGAAATAGACGAATCCACAAAAAATTTGATGAAATTAAACAATAGAACTAGTAAAAAAAACACTTGCAAACTTATCCCTATGTTAGTAACGAATTGTGATGTTGGTTGATTAGTATAAACTGGTATCGCTATAAAATAATTCAACCCGTACGCTACAACCCCCGTCAGTAAAGAAGAAATTACGTAATTGATCCAGTTGTTCAACTTAACGAAATTTTTTAACAAATACAACGTGGTTATAAAAGCAGTCCCAGCTATAAAATTCATCAATATACCTATTAAACCACCATCACCAGCTCTGAAAATAAATAAAAAACTTTTTATTATAAGAGTAAAGAATCCAGGCAAAAAACCGTATCCCATTGTCACCAAAATGATCAAACTGTCGCTGGGATCAAATTTTAAAAAAGGTAACAAAGGTATTATTGGAAATTCTATAAAAGTTAAAAGAAAA
This genomic interval carries:
- a CDS encoding sigma-70 family RNA polymerase sigma factor gives rise to the protein MEKLKKKIDFSELIEEIEKIEIVDQDKIRVKRDKECYIEELEKGLENLIEIAKKKNNTITYQDIDECIPHNLSDVIDGNFLEKIHEKLESEGIEIMESFPEDQAQEEEEFFNEGLEELFQERESQIFDNSAVNEPIKIYLREIGGIKLLTPSRERQLAIRAKKGDKKAKDELVKANLRLVISIAKRYTGRGLTFLDLIQEGNIGLIRAVEKFDWKRGFKFSTYATWWVRQAITRAIADQARTIRIPVHLVETINRMNIVIRKHLQETGEYPTTEKLAELLDKPLEKMDEILLATKEIISVDAPISGSDDEEAYIGDFLEDSEADQPEEIAVRMILKEEIEKVLESLRPKEATVLKMRYGLLDGKMKTLEEVGNFFNVTRERIRQIEVKALRKLRHPSRSLQLKEISDMIEKKDI
- the rpsI gene encoding 30S ribosomal protein S9 translates to MAELVEYYGTGRRKTAVARVHLRPGNGKIKINGKEYKSLVEYLRGNEVWEMEALKPLTITSTNGQFDLVIRVNGGGLSGQAGAIRLGIARALLSYDESLRPILKKEGLLTRDPREVERKKYGLRKARKRAQFSKR
- a CDS encoding ECF transporter S component, which translates into the protein MHGRRVAIVGIFGALSFLLTFIEFPIIPLLPFLKFDPSDSLIILVTMGYGFLPGFFTLIIKSFLFIFRAGDGGLIGILMNFIAGTAFITTLYLLKNFVKLNNWINYVISSLLTGVVAYGLNYFIAIPVYTNQPTSQFVTNIGISLQVFFLLVLLFNFIKFFVDSSISHFLLKKTKITSFAQAKREE
- the rplM gene encoding 50S ribosomal protein L13, whose protein sequence is MNSKLVQPSYIAKKEDIKREWFLIDAKDYTLGRLASRIAKILQGKHKPTYTPHIDCGDFVVVVNAEKIKLSKDKKENKVYRRYSGYPGGLKEISFEQMYNKHPERIIKLAVKGMMPKTILAKHMMKKLKVYVGPDHPHQAQKPKEIKIENI
- the dnaG gene encoding DNA primase, yielding MSRNYDNLKKTIDEIKNKVDIVDFVNSYLSLSKRGKNYVALCPFHAEDTPSFYIFPETQTFHCFGCGAHGDVITFLEKYEQISFLDALKKIATYAGIELDITQKEEPVEVTFNEEVSKLYNYNLLNLSSKHRVWQYLKKREITRELAEEFELGFATGSEIQKVIEENLFDKDIAKNAGLLINGDKEFFYNRLIIPIRNNVGELVGFAGRQIEEETNSPKYLNTPENKFFKKSKILYRYYKNKKFIKENDFVILVEGYFDVISMYKLGFKNVVGILGSAFTKDHALELLKATNKVVTMYDMDESGQKATLSTIDALFAKDFQIAVSKYPAKDPDELTKKHDNKYIAEILKSSYKFHEFIVDYYAEKYDLGNEFALEKYLKEMSRWYKKFENVGRISYLQSFIENISKKTGKGTEYIQKVLERTSALIPESSASNESNSQTKDTLYVEKDIRYDIAKSYLYLWIKYPHYREILKNYFSEEDFSSQLLKEFFTLTSQSSDIGFLLENSSKELSELIVEVWKIEYFFNPERILSSLKESIRRTKINQQIEELKKKLHETKDLSEKTNITSQIIQLYSKLKIVN